Proteins encoded in a region of the Puntigrus tetrazona isolate hp1 chromosome 12, ASM1883169v1, whole genome shotgun sequence genome:
- the jmjd1cb gene encoding probable JmjC domain-containing histone demethylation protein 2C isoform X1 — protein MVVGKRFLCVSGEEPLEPAHIASWSWRTGVIRAVTHRDHDNPELTVYVEFDDLEWDKREWVKVYEDFQVFLLEHQLVWAKRKEGAQLQGTKAKQIQWPALTFKPLVGKTVLGSITAIEFFSDRHLDFLTDEGACQPYQDEVDSLSPVFRDYPHLHEEVKAWVKDQKVQEIFMQGPYSLNGYRVRVYRQDSATQWFTGIITHHDLFSRTMVVMNDQVLEPQNVDPSMVQMTFLDDVVHSLLKGENIGITSRRRSRSSQNSNTAHQTTGGRPSGSTGITQGHYTRAQANSPRPVMNSSGSTPKQASQAQQQQQQSQHAQQQLSQQHQQQQASPGQQRGSRSSRRKGSDSSVPDDEKIKDEKSDSGGKDSSKNKSKQTNKRRKADEEDKKGGLKRLKTETSDLSESSDSENSNKRSIDSSSEPSSENELKCKSTSKVPEEEEEKSQGSKPVDELGVINRLSPWDEMQDKSSKPVVVEVAEGERSGERRSPLTPPASCTQNQASGPTEVQSCIVEMKSTVKTLPKDHYGTGTPRTHTPKCVIDITEDANTQSSSRENSEAVSALLASQKCDAYVPESRHLVLNASHSESRRTDGEQQQNARSIGGKIEFTHSEVIRPVTSVSESAALGERGKLQQQYTSMVIKNASLTEDIKKTHKLSPSPDLPKPKSNSSPDILKPKCNPSPDIKSKSHNVHESSKPKPNTSPEVSKHKPRHPENPPTTVRLPLKPEPDIPRSSFKPVPARGGPSEARKSPLVDKNEPFTVYRDPALVRPESDSNHMTYLHPHLHALHGSSHATCLTPSSHHPSHLLPSSSMSHSVHHPHLLPTVLPTIPPTSLLGSHPRLDSPALGHLALAHHHSHQQQQFLQQQPPPPLLAQTHGGASYNQLGLYPIIWQYPNGTHSYPPGYKWVHPENAVNSDSSLRRNTSSPWLHQSTPVTSADSMGILSHVPGRPASADPHRPIKISSHSSPPLSKTPGELHKEDQEKNVFVDPLRSMANAHLKQEPDRSRTPTNKELHRFYMESPHSKQQLPPRMPQGGPDRNSKYKEENRRILRESIEMAPFTAKICAGESERESYPRISSQPKSHEKEVEHSVADLYKYKHSVSQSLPQTNYFTTLSNSVVNEPPRLFQSKDLNPYFDKAPAASSPLSLGSYNSSHTKSLSKPPPLIKHQPEGEGLVGKISEQLSQQAPIHSLSTSVLTVSERCSPAISPSSQPKGMPALRRAPVFHPPTQQALDRKEGAYGRLSPPTLTPIQPVSSAGKVSEQQKPPTLLPELRDEKSGAELGSAESCRPGGEAKSHEKVAWHSENSQGKPQAAMASVIVRPSTCIKYDGSPGPKMAPKEQLGSRLFAGRVQADCLKVAESRESGRVILPNTNLEDPSDQYNKNLIRASQGIMPSSVAVVANSVCNTRTNEAIAAASSTFSTQSHNGVDLSFSISGACGSSRLEISASKSRPPTVVESQEGGSRTTSPSALPQAGSAGPTQAYSRNFVHLKKAKAALAAAQSRGSSSASESESGSVRSSQDSPTITQDNSTPSNPASKASPVPNGQPVQVCQSNYHKLKKAWLTRHSEEDKNTNKSEKGGNAISELIKPCSVNLIAPASSDVDLGKDNKGQEDKLSQEDRKTRRTQKRPYESGSESGDDSDSSESKLEQRTKRQPKPTYKKKQNDMQKRKGDNEKDEDEVKPNGIFRSAKEKTKLKLASTNGIPRSVLKDWRKVKKLKQTGESFLQDDSCSEIGPNLQKCRECRSIRTKKGEESAHSPVFCRFYHFRRLSYSKNGVIRIDGFSAPDQYDEEALSLWAPEGYEENNLDLETSKYILSYIGDKFCQLVMTENTATTWIKKDAKIAWKRAVRGVRESCDACEATLFNIHWVCQKCGFVVCLDCYKAKERKSSKDKELYAWLKCVKGQPHDHKHLMPTQIIPGTVLTDLMNAMHMLSEKYSIKSHCSCAWKQNTLYNKLPSTNGVSQVLQNVLNHSNKISLCKPEGGQQNSSLKVEANGGSSPASDTSTDSKFTPPESQSPLHFLADLAEQKSREEKKENKESGVGKIKEEKDQSDALESLHSKASSLEQGSTLRDLLTTTAGKLRLGSTDAGIAFAPVYSTASQIVKSGRSMPNILDDIIASVVENKIPAGRGTKLNLKHEPLEEPKAERKKAVEEPPKLYADIPHCWLYERRLLWLKDHRNNNNWKLFRECWRQGQPVLVSGVHKKLNASLWKAESFNQEFADHQGDLLNCKDGVMSNSGVKEFWDGFEDLTKRPKSRDGETVVYRLKDWPSGEEFMALMPSRYDDLMKNLPMPEYSDPEGNLNLASHLPSFFVRPDLGPRLCCAYGTAAPSVSLSCVAASQEQDFGTANLHMEVSDIISVLVYVGVAKGNGVLSKTGVLKRLEEEDLDDNVKKRLKDSSETPGALWHIYTSKDGEKIKEFLHKVAKEQGVEIPADHDPIREPGWYLSRKLRQRLLDEYAVQGWTVVQFLGDSVLIPAGALHQVQNLHSCVQVINDFVSPEHVVHSFHLTQELRSSKEEVNYEDKLQVKNIFYHCVKDAVGTLKRCCAEEEEETNS, from the exons gATGAGGTGGACAGTTTAAGTCCTGTTTTTAGGGACTATCCACATCTCCATGAAGAAGTGAAAGCGTGGGTGAAAGACCAAAAAGTTCAGGAAATTTTTATGCAAG GTCCCTATTCATTGAATGGCTACCGTGTACGAGTTTACAGACAGGACTCAGCCACCCAGTGGTTCACGGGCATCATCACCCACCACGATCTCTTCAGCCGCACTATGGTTGTCATGAATGACCAG GTACTAGAGCCTCAGAACGTTGACCCCTCCATGGTACAGATGACCTTTCTGGATGATGTGGTCCATTCTTTACTAAAAGGAGAGAACATCGGTATCACGTCACGACGCAGGTCTCGCTCTAGCCAGAACAGCAACACTGCCCAC CAGACCACAGGAGGGAGACCAAGCGGCTCTACAGGAATCACTCAG ggTCATTACACGCGTGCCCAGGCCAACAGCCCTAGACCCGTGATGAATTCCTCTGGCTCCACCCCCAAACAGGCCTCTCAggctcagcagcagcagcaacaatcCCAGCATGCTCAGCAGCAGCTATCTCAACAacaccagcagcagcaggccTCACCGGGTCAACAGCGTGGCTCGCGATCTTCACGTCGGAAGGGCTCTGACAGTAGTGTTCCAGATGATGAAAagattaaagatgaaaaatcGGACAGTGGAGGAAAAG attcttctaaaaacaaaagcaagcaGACAAACAAGAGAAGGAAAGCAGATGAAGAGGACAAGAAGGGCGGTCTCAAGCGGCTCAAAACAGAGACGTCTGATCTCTCTGAGAGCAGTGACTCTGAGAACTCTAATAAGCGGAGCATAGACTCCTCATCGGAGCCCAGTTCAGAGAATGAGCTGAAATGCAAGAGCACTTCAAAAGTtccagaggaggaggaggagaagtcCCAGGGATCCAAGCCTGTGGATGAGTTAGGTGTGATCAACAGGCTATCTCCCTGGGATGAGATGCAGGATAAAAGCAGCAAGCCGGTGGTTGTGGAGGTGGCAGAGGGTGAGAGGTCAGGAGAAAGGAGATCTCCGCTGACTCCTCCCGCGTCCTGTACCCAAAACCAAGCCTCTGGACCAACGGAGGTCCAAAGCTGCATTGTCGAGATGAAAAGCACTGTGAAAACCCTTCCTAAGGACCATTATGGCACAGGAACACCTAGGACGCACACGCCCAAGTGCGTGATTGATATCACAGAGGATGCCAACACGCAGTCTAGTTCCAGAGAGAACTCTGAGGCCGTATCGGCCCTGCTGGCATCACAGAAGTGTGATGCGTATGTCCCTGAATCCAGACATTTGGTGCTAAATGCCTCCCACTCAGAGAGCAGGAGGACGGATGGCGAGCAGCAGCAGAATGCTCGCAGCATAGGCGGTAAAATCGAATTCACCCACTCTGAGGTCATAAGGCCGGTGACATCAGTGAGTGAGTCAGCAGCCCTGGGCGAGAGAGGGAAGCTCCAGCAGCAGTACACGTCTATGGTTATTAAAAATGCCTCGCTGACCGAGGACATCAAGAAAACCCATAAACTCAGTCCTTCCCCTGACCTGCCCAAACCTAAGTCTAACTCATCCCCTGACATTCTCAAGCCCAAGTGCAATCCTTCACCTGACATCAAGTCAAAATCCCACAACGTTCATGAATCCTCCAAACCCAAACCAAATACGTCTCCTGAGGTGTCCAAACATAAACCGCGCCACCCTGAAAACCCACCTACAACAGTCCGATTGCCACTCAAACCTGAGCCAGACATACCCCGCTCTAGTTTTAAGCCTGTTCCAGCACGAGGGGGACCCTCGGAAGCAAGGAAAAGCCCACTTGTTGACAAAAATGAGCCTTTTACAGTATACCGAGACCCTGCGTTGGTGCGTCCTGAATCAGATAGCAACCACATGACTTACCTGCACCCACACCTGCATGCACTGCATGGTTCTTCTCACGCGACGTGTCTCACGCCCAGCTCGCACCACCCGTCCCACCTCCTCCCTTCTTCCTCCATGAGCCACTCTGTGCACCACCCACACCTTCTGCCCACTGTACTACCCACAATTCCACCAACCTCTCTTCTGGGCAGCCATCCACGGCTGGACTCCCCTGCACTAGGGCACTTGGCTTTGGCCCACCACCATTCccaccagcagcagcagtttCTTCAGCAGCAGCCACCCCCACCCCTGCTGGCCCAGACGCATGGAGGTGCCTCGTATAACCAGCTCGGTCTCTACCCCATCATCTGGCAATACCCAAACGGTACCCACTCCTACCCACCTGGATACAAGTGGGTACATCCGGAAAATGCTGTTAATTCAGACTCCAGTCTACGGAGG AACACTTCCAGCCCCTGGCTGCACCAGTCCACCCCTGTAACCTCAGCAGACAGCATGGGGATTTTGAGCCATGTCCCGGGCAGACCAGCCAGTGCAGATCCTCATCGACCCATCAAGATCAGCTCACACTCCAGCCCACCGCTCTCTAAAACCCCTGGAGAGCTCCACAAAGA GGATCAGGAGAAGAATGTGTTTGTGGACCCTTTACGTAGCATGGCCAATGCCCACCTGAAGCAAGAGCCGGACCGTAGCCGGACGCCTACGAACAAGGAGCTGCACCGTTTCTACATGGAGTCCCCCCACAGCAAGCAGCAACTACCACCACGCATGCCTCAGGGGGGTCCAGACCGTAACAGCAAATATAAGGAAGAAAACCGCCGCATTCTTAGAGAGAGCATTGAAATGGCCCCCTTCACTGCCAAGATCTGTGCTGGAGAGTCTGAGCGTGAATCCTATCCCCGAATTTCATCCCAGCCCAAAAGCCATGAGAAAGAGGTAGAGCACTCTGTGGCTGATCTATACAAGTACAAACACTCTGTATCTCAGTCCCTCCCTCAAACCAACTACTTCACCACTCTGTCAAATAGTGTTGTAAACGAGCCACCACGACTTTTCCAATCCAAAGATCTCAATCCGTACTTTGACAAAGCACCCGCAGCCTCTAGCCCTTTGTCTTTGGGCTCATACAACTCTAGTCACACTAAGTCTTTGTCCAAGCCTCCCCCTCTCATTAAGCACCAGCCAGAAGGAGAGGGACTAGTGGGCAAGATCAGCGAGCAGCTCAGTCAACAAGCACCTATACATTCACTCAGTACCTCAGTGTTGACGGTCAGTGAACGCTGCAGCCCCGCTATCTCACCCTCCAGTCAACCCAAGGGCATGCCTGCCTTGCGTAGAGCGCCGGTTTTTCATCCGCCCACCCAGCAGGCGCTTGACCGCAAAGAGGGGGCCTACGGTCGCCTTTCCCCACCTACGCTCACCCCCATCCAGCCCGTCAGCTCAGCAGGGAAGGTGTCGGAACAGCAGAAACCGCCCACCCTGCTTCCAGAGCTCAGGGACGAGAAAAGTGGAGCCGAGCTGGGCTCGGCCGAATCCTGTCGGCCTGGCGGGGAAGCAAAGAGCCATGAGAAAGTGGCCTGGCATTCAGAGAATAGCCAAGGGAAACCACAGGCAGCCATGGCATCTGTTATTGTCCGCCCTTCAACTTGCATAAAATACGATGGCTCGCCAGGTCCCAAGATGGCCCCCAAAGAGCAACTCGGTAGCAGATTGTTTGCTGGCCGCGTTCAGGCAGACTGCCTGAAAGTGGCCGAGAGTAGGGAATCTGGGAGAGTCATCTTACCAAACACGAATTTGGAGGATCCCAGTGATCAGTACAACAAAAACCTGATTAGAGCGTCACAGGGTATCATGCCCAGCTCAGTGGCAGTTGTTGCCAATTCGGTGTGCAACACTAGGACTAATGAAGCCATTGCTGCCGCCAGCAGCACGTTTAGCACGCAAAGCCACAATGGAGTAGATCTGTCATTCTCCATCTCTGGCGCTTGTGGTAGTAGCAGACTGGAAATCTCTGCTTCCAAAAGCCGGCCTCCCACTGTTGTTGAGTCACAGGAGGGAGGCTCGAGAACCACCTCCCCTAGTGCGCTCCCTCAGGCCGGCTCTGCTGGCCCCACACAGGCTTACTCAAGGAACTTTGTTCACCTGAAAAAAGCCAAAGCAGCTCTGGCTGCGGCTCAGTCTCGTGGCTCCAGTAGCGCCTCAGAGAGTGAAAGTGGTAGCGTCAGATCCTCTCAGGACTCGCCCACCATCACCCAGGATAACTCCACGCCCAGCAATCCTGCCAGCAAAGCCAGCCCGGTGCCCAATGGACAGCCAGTGCAGGTGTGCCAGTCTAACTATCACAAGCTCAAGAAAGCCTGGCTCACGCGACACTCAGAGGaggacaaaaatacaaacaaatctGAAAAAGGTGGGAATGCCATTTCTGAGCTAATTAAACCATGCTCCGTCAACCTGATTGCCCCTGCATCTAGTGATGTGGATCTGGGCAAGGACAACAAAGGACAAGAGGACAAGCTGTCCCAGGAGGATAGAAAGACACGCCGTACCCAAAAGCGCCCATACGAATCAGGTTCGGAGAGCGGCGATGACTCAGACTCTAGTGAGAGCAAGCTTGAGCAAAGGACTAAAAGGCAACCCAAACCCACTTACAAAAAGAAGCAGAACGACATGCAGAAAAGGAAAGGAGACAATGAGAAGGACGAGGACGAGGTAAAGCCAAATGGTATTTTCCGGAGTGCTAAGGAAAAAACCAAACTCAAGCTGGCCAGTACCA ATGGCATTCCCCGGTCAGTACTGAAGGACTGGAGGAAGGTAAAGAAGCTAAAGCAGACAGGTGAGTCCTTCCTACAGGACGACTCGTGCTCGGAAATCGGGCCCAACTTGCAAAAGTGCAGGGAGTGCCGCTCCATTCGCACCAAGAAAGGAGAGGAGTCTGCTCATTCACCCGTCTTCTGTCGCTTTTACCACTTCCGCCG CCTCTCGTACAGTAAGAATGGAGTTATCCGGATTGATGGCTTCTCCGCTCCTGATCAATATGATGAAGAGGCGCTCAGTCTCTGGGCCCCAGAGGGTTATGAAGAAAACAACCTGGACTTAGAGACTTCCAAATACATCCTCAGCTACATTGGAGACAAATTCTGTCAACTGGTTATGACTGAGAATACAGCAACTACGTGGATAAAGAAAGATG ccaagatcgcctggaagAGAGCAGTGCGCGGAGTGAGAGAGAGCTGCGACGCATGTGAAGCCACATTGTTTAACATTCACTGGGTCTGCCAAAAATGTGGATTTGTGGTGTGTTTGGACTGTTACAAGGCCAAGGAGAGGAAGAGCTCCAAAG ATAAAGAGCTGTATGCCTGGTTGAAGTGTGTCAAGGGACAGCCTCATGATCACAAGCACCTGATGCCAACACAGATCATTCCAGGAACTG tTCTGACGGACTTGATGAACGCTATGCACATGCTCAGCGAGAAGTACAGCATTAAATCACACTGCTCTTGTGCTTGGAAGCAGAACACCCTTTATAACAAACTGCCGTCCACCAATGGCGTCTCCCAG GTGTTACAAAACGTGCTAAATCACAGCAACAAGATCTCTCTGTGCAAGCCTGAGGGAGGTCAGCAAAACTCCTCTCTGAAAGTAGAGGCCAACGGAGGGAGCAGTCCCGCCAGCGACACCAGCACTGACAGCAAGTTCACCCCACCCGAGTCCCAATCGCCTCTGCACTTCCTGGCCGATCTGGCCGAGCAGAAATCCCGCGAGGAAAAAAAGG AAAATAAGGAGTCAGGTGTAGGCAAGATAAAGGAGGAGAAGGATCAGTCAGATGCTTTGGAGTCTCTGCACAGTAAAGCATCTTCCCTGGAGCAGGGATCAACCCTTCGAGACCTCCTCACCACCACCGCAGGCAAGCTGCGCCTGGGCTCCACTGATGCCGGCATCGCATTCGCTCCCGTCTACTCCACTGCCTCACAG ATTGTCAAGAGTGGCCGCAGCATGCCCAACATCCTGGATGACATCATCGCCTCTGTGGTGGAAAACAAGATCCCGGCGGGCCGTGGCACCAAGCTGAACCTGAAGCATGAGCCTCTGGAAGAGCCCAaagctgagagaaagaaagccgTGGAAGAACCGCCCAAACTGTATGCTGACATCCCGCACTGTTGGCTCTACGAGCGCAGGCTGCTCTGGCTCAAAGACCAccgcaacaacaacaactggaAACTCTTCAGGGAGTGCTGGAGACAAGGACAG CCGGTGCTGGTCTCTGGGGTGCACAAGAAGCTCAATGCCAGCCTGTGGAAGGCAGAATCCTTTAACCAGGAGTTTGCTGACCACCAGGGAGACCTCTTGAACTGCAAGGATGGAGTAATGTCCAACTCGGGCGTCAAAGAATTCTGGGACGGCTTTGAAGATCTCACGA AGCGGCCCAAGTCTAGAGATGGAGAAACTGTGGTGTATCGACTGAAAGACTGGCCTTCAGGGGAAGAGTTTATGGCTTTGATGCCCTCCAG GTATGATGATCTCATGAAAAACCTCCCAATGCCTGAGTATTCAGACCCCGAGGGGAACCTCAACCTGGCATCCCATCTGCCCTCCTTCTTTGTGCGGCCGGACTTGGGCCCACGCCTCTGCTGCGCTTACGGTACTGCagctccctctgtctctctctcat GTGTGGCGGCATCTCAGGAGCAGGATTTCGGCACCGCTAACCTGCATATGGAGGTGTCGGACATCATCAGCGTGTTGGTTTACGTTGGAGTGGCCAAAGGGAATGGTGTCCTGTCCAAAACGG GAGTGCTAAAGAGGCTGGAGGAGGAAGATCTGGATGACAACGTGAAGAAAAGATTAAAGGATTCAAGCGAGACTCCCGGAGCCTTGTGGCACATCTACACGAGCAAAGACGGCGAGAAGATTAAAGAGTTCCTGCACAAg GTGGCTAAAGAGCAGGGCGTGGAGATCCCAGCGGATCACGACCCGATCCGTGAGCCAGGCTGGTACTTGAGCCGCAAGCTGCGTCAGCGGCTGCTGGATGAATATGCCGTTCAGGGCTGGACTGTGGTGCAGTTTCTGGGTGATTCCGTCCTGATCCCTGCTGGAGCTCTGCATCAG GTGCAAAACCTACACAGCTGCGTGCAGGTCATCAATGACTTCGTCTCTCCGGAGCACGTGGTGCATTCGTTCCACTTAACCCAGGAACTCAGATCCTCCAAAGAGGAAGTCAACTACGAAGATAAGCTACAG GTCAAGAATATCTTTTACCACTGCGTGAAGGATGCCGTGGGAACATTAAAGAGGTGCTGCGccgaggaagaggaagaaacgAACTCATGA